From a single Brassica napus cultivar Da-Ae chromosome C9, Da-Ae, whole genome shotgun sequence genomic region:
- the LOC111209948 gene encoding glycine-rich protein 3 short isoform-like — MPSKSLILLGLFALLFIVSAVVSASVVKSESEKTVETEQFGGGHGGHGGYNVRGFTGGGNDPNLGGKCRHGCCKRLFSDCAKCCSYAGEAVQAKPGH; from the exons ATGCCTTCCAAGTCATTGATTCTGCTGGGTCTCTTTGCACTTCTTTTCATCGTCTCAGCAGTTGTCTCGGC AAGTGTGGTGAAGTCAGAGAGTGAGAAAACTGTGGAAACAGAACAATTTGGTGGTGGTCACGGCGGCCATGGAGGCTACAACGTAAGAGGATTCACCGGAGGGGGAAATGACCCCAACTTAGGAGGTAAGTGTCGCCACGGCTGCTGCAAACGACTTTTCAGTGACTGCGCAAAGTGTTGCTCTTATGCTGGAGAAGCTGTTCAGGCAAAGCCCGGCCACTAA